The proteins below come from a single Corynebacterium glyciniphilum AJ 3170 genomic window:
- a CDS encoding ABC transporter ATP-binding protein, with amino-acid sequence MASITYENATLVYPGAKQPSVDNINLEIEDGEFLVLVGPSGCGKSTTLRMLAGLEEVTSGRILIGGKDVTTIAPKDRDAAMVFQNYALYPHMTVAENMGFALKIAKVNKAEIRERVEEAARMLDLTKFLDRKPKALSGGQRQRVAMGRAIVRAPQVFLMDEPLSNLDAKLRVQTRTEIARLQRRLATTTVYVTHDQVEAMTMGDRVAVLRDGVLQQCAPPSELYENPVNSFVAGFIGSPSMNLFTRDVDENGKVLLGGEPIAVPPSAGNSVTVGVRPEHLSIADHGIEATVDMVEELGADDYLYCTTALGYPLVARGQKGRIPRRGEKVYFSFEPEKMLFFDGDNEQRLA; translated from the coding sequence ATGGCATCGATCACCTACGAAAACGCCACCCTTGTCTACCCGGGCGCCAAGCAGCCCAGTGTGGACAACATCAACCTGGAGATCGAGGACGGTGAGTTTCTCGTCCTCGTCGGCCCGTCCGGTTGCGGAAAATCCACCACTCTGCGCATGCTCGCGGGGCTGGAGGAGGTGACCTCCGGTCGCATCCTCATCGGCGGCAAGGACGTCACCACCATCGCCCCGAAGGACCGCGATGCAGCAATGGTCTTCCAGAACTATGCGCTCTACCCGCACATGACCGTTGCGGAGAATATGGGATTCGCTCTGAAGATCGCGAAGGTCAACAAAGCCGAGATCCGGGAACGGGTCGAAGAGGCGGCGAGGATGCTGGACCTGACGAAGTTTCTCGACCGTAAGCCGAAGGCGCTGTCCGGCGGACAACGTCAGCGGGTCGCAATGGGACGTGCCATCGTGCGGGCACCGCAGGTCTTCCTCATGGATGAGCCGTTGTCGAACCTTGATGCCAAGCTGCGGGTGCAGACCAGAACTGAGATCGCGCGGTTGCAGCGCCGGTTGGCCACCACCACGGTCTACGTCACCCATGACCAGGTGGAGGCCATGACAATGGGAGACCGTGTGGCGGTGCTCCGTGACGGTGTCCTACAGCAGTGTGCCCCACCCTCGGAGCTCTACGAGAATCCGGTGAACTCGTTCGTCGCCGGATTTATCGGGTCACCGTCAATGAATCTGTTCACCCGAGATGTGGACGAGAATGGGAAGGTATTGCTTGGCGGAGAACCGATTGCCGTGCCTCCGAGCGCCGGCAACAGCGTCACCGTCGGCGTCCGGCCTGAACACCTGTCCATCGCCGACCACGGAATTGAGGCGACGGTGGACATGGTGGAGGAACTCGGTGCGGATGACTACCTGTACTGTACGACGGCGCTCGGCTACCCGTTGGTGGCGCGTGGTCAGAAGGGGAGAATTCCGCGTCGCGGCGAGAAAGTCTATTTCTCTTTCGAGCCGGAAAAGATGCTCTTCTTCGATGGTGACAATGAACAACGTCTTGCGTGA
- a CDS encoding nitrilase-related carbon-nitrogen hydrolase, which yields MNTVDVVDVVDPVLRVACAQVPVDVEHPRMAYSAVSEAVSAAAQAGAALIVLPEMVNSGYHFADTDEAWSLAELVPGPWTTLLSRLSTDHGVVIVAGLAERGTDGKLYSASVVVDAGDTVGVFRKAHLWDAEHRYFTAGERATLVVETSIGRVATAVCYDIEFPEMVRAAAEEQADVLAAPVNWPLRTGPEGALPGGWPIEVHKVVAHAADYRIPIAVADRCGHERGEEFTGGSIIVGHDGVPLAGPHIVRPARPALLVADLGNVGDRRLSDHNHALTDRRPDLYPVRADEQP from the coding sequence GTGAACACGGTGGACGTGGTGGACGTGGTGGACCCGGTGCTTCGGGTGGCGTGCGCACAGGTCCCGGTGGACGTCGAGCACCCGCGCATGGCGTACTCGGCGGTGTCCGAGGCCGTCAGCGCGGCGGCGCAGGCTGGGGCTGCACTGATTGTGCTACCGGAAATGGTCAACTCCGGGTACCACTTCGCCGATACCGACGAAGCATGGAGCCTGGCGGAACTCGTCCCTGGACCATGGACCACCCTGCTCTCCAGGCTTTCCACCGACCACGGCGTCGTCATCGTCGCCGGTCTCGCAGAACGAGGGACAGACGGGAAGCTCTACTCCGCGTCGGTGGTTGTTGATGCCGGGGACACCGTCGGTGTGTTCCGGAAAGCACACCTGTGGGACGCCGAACACCGGTACTTCACGGCGGGCGAGCGGGCCACGTTGGTCGTGGAGACGTCGATCGGGCGAGTCGCTACCGCGGTCTGCTACGACATCGAGTTCCCCGAAATGGTCAGGGCAGCCGCAGAAGAGCAGGCCGATGTGCTCGCAGCCCCGGTGAACTGGCCTCTGCGCACCGGCCCGGAGGGTGCACTTCCCGGCGGCTGGCCCATCGAGGTGCACAAGGTGGTCGCACACGCGGCCGACTACCGCATACCGATCGCTGTCGCGGACCGGTGCGGGCATGAACGGGGAGAGGAATTCACTGGTGGAAGCATTATCGTCGGTCATGACGGTGTTCCGTTGGCGGGGCCGCATATCGTCCGGCCTGCGCGACCGGCTCTTCTGGTCGCAGATCTCGGGAACGTCGGAGACCGTCGGCTGAGCGACCACAATCATGCACTGACAGACCGACGGCCGGACCTCTACCCGGTGCGCGCCGACGAACAACCCTAA
- a CDS encoding cupin domain-containing protein — protein MSTPTSTTASTTMTPEDLDARLIRFTHWVPCKAAFIDCKTPGSDRKDNYSFVGPGVSQSSNQFVNLATPHGYQLGAAGMPADVSNNLHLHFTAEVFLNLGGRFRLRWGPDGEQGNYISEDGDVISVPTWIFRGFTNIGPDDGILYTVLGRDDTGGIIWGPKVLQDAEGFGLYLTRENQLVDTTIGETAPSEDERITPLDQTYLDDLDVFTPEEFRTRVVTREDRRYSDHAFLCSVLPGGRGRFATVIGYGLSEDRRQVPSLTEPHSFCAAWLSAPVGEGMLRHRVGVAETITVKSGTWDVVLNDGAEETVVSLGERDTLSIPAGVWRAFRCTALPDGTGDSAAADEADLFVVTAGDQRVEIDWHTEVEQAAADAGAALDPNHYVAPAAVLASIGLR, from the coding sequence ATGTCAACCCCGACCAGTACAACCGCCTCCACCACCATGACCCCGGAGGATCTCGACGCCCGCCTCATCCGGTTCACCCACTGGGTGCCATGCAAGGCGGCCTTCATCGACTGTAAGACGCCCGGCTCCGACCGCAAGGACAACTACTCCTTCGTCGGCCCCGGCGTGTCTCAGAGTTCGAACCAGTTCGTCAATCTCGCGACACCGCATGGCTACCAGCTTGGTGCTGCTGGGATGCCCGCGGACGTGTCGAACAACCTCCATCTGCATTTCACCGCCGAGGTGTTCCTCAACCTCGGTGGACGTTTCCGTCTCCGGTGGGGACCGGACGGCGAACAGGGCAACTACATCTCCGAGGATGGCGACGTGATTTCCGTGCCCACCTGGATCTTCCGTGGTTTCACCAATATCGGACCCGATGACGGCATTCTCTACACGGTGCTGGGACGCGACGACACCGGCGGAATCATCTGGGGTCCCAAGGTCCTGCAGGATGCCGAGGGTTTCGGCCTCTACCTCACCCGTGAGAACCAGCTGGTGGACACGACGATCGGTGAAACAGCTCCGTCGGAGGATGAACGGATTACCCCGCTCGACCAGACGTACCTGGACGACCTCGATGTGTTCACACCGGAGGAGTTCCGGACACGGGTGGTCACCAGGGAGGACCGGCGCTATTCCGACCACGCATTCCTGTGCTCCGTGCTCCCCGGCGGACGCGGCAGGTTTGCGACGGTTATCGGCTACGGGCTGAGTGAGGACCGCCGTCAGGTACCGTCGCTGACCGAACCGCACTCCTTCTGCGCCGCCTGGCTCAGCGCTCCGGTCGGGGAGGGAATGCTCCGCCACCGTGTCGGTGTCGCAGAGACGATCACGGTCAAATCCGGAACATGGGACGTCGTGCTCAACGACGGTGCGGAGGAGACAGTCGTCAGCCTCGGCGAGCGAGACACTCTCTCGATTCCGGCGGGAGTCTGGCGTGCTTTCCGCTGCACTGCCCTGCCGGACGGTACGGGAGATTCCGCGGCAGCAGATGAGGCGGACCTCTTCGTGGTCACGGCAGGGGACCAGCGTGTCGAGATCGACTGGCACACCGAGGTCGAGCAGGCGGCAGCGGATGCTGGCGCTGCCCTGGACCCGAACCATTATGTGGCTCCGGCAGCGGTGCTTGCCAGTATCGGACTGCGGTAG
- a CDS encoding nuclear transport factor 2 family protein, whose protein sequence is MTLKKIAYEPYSDPDEFIREVTDRIWVQRDIEHIYDNYEADSIVHGPGGTAVGVEQVVQGTTMRIAAVPDHIGLAEDVVWEERGDDAFLSSHLVLGIDHVASPEGQRIVRSRTIANCLYREGRMVEEWVVRDSLAQCLQLGTDPAEAAARLPYVGYSGSLTGPAPENPLVEGDSGPRENNHPEACQMVVDMIHHVWSRRNLAKMDEYFDRDVILNTVGDKTVVRPKAYQENLLELVSAFPDCTVEVRDIQTNEETRYGGLRVAVSWKLSGHYTGAQLFGPLTGEKVDILGASQFQIHEGRIVREVRIFDWVGVLAQINAGRGEEEFRFDNLY, encoded by the coding sequence ATGACACTCAAGAAGATCGCCTACGAGCCCTACTCCGACCCTGATGAGTTCATCCGGGAAGTCACCGATCGGATCTGGGTCCAGCGCGACATCGAGCACATCTACGACAATTACGAGGCCGACTCGATCGTCCACGGTCCCGGTGGCACCGCTGTCGGGGTGGAGCAGGTCGTTCAGGGCACGACGATGCGTATCGCCGCCGTCCCTGATCACATCGGTCTGGCAGAGGACGTTGTCTGGGAGGAACGGGGTGACGATGCATTTCTCAGCTCCCACCTCGTCCTCGGTATCGACCACGTTGCGTCGCCGGAAGGGCAGCGCATTGTGCGTAGCCGCACCATCGCCAACTGCCTGTACCGCGAGGGACGCATGGTGGAGGAGTGGGTCGTGCGCGATTCTCTGGCTCAGTGCCTGCAGTTGGGGACCGATCCCGCCGAAGCTGCTGCACGCCTGCCCTATGTCGGCTACTCCGGGTCGCTGACCGGGCCTGCGCCCGAGAACCCGTTGGTGGAGGGCGACTCCGGCCCGCGGGAGAATAACCATCCCGAGGCATGCCAGATGGTCGTCGACATGATCCACCACGTGTGGTCGCGGAGAAACCTCGCCAAGATGGATGAGTATTTTGACCGGGACGTCATCCTCAACACCGTCGGTGATAAGACGGTCGTCCGACCCAAGGCCTACCAGGAGAATCTCCTTGAACTGGTCAGCGCCTTCCCGGACTGCACCGTCGAGGTCCGGGACATCCAGACCAATGAGGAGACCCGGTACGGCGGCCTCCGCGTCGCGGTGTCGTGGAAGCTCAGCGGGCACTACACCGGTGCCCAGCTCTTCGGCCCGCTGACCGGAGAGAAGGTCGACATCCTCGGCGCTTCCCAGTTCCAGATCCACGAGGGTCGAATCGTGCGTGAAGTCCGCATTTTCGACTGGGTGGGCGTGCTCGCGCAGATCAACGCAGGCCGGGGAGAGGAGGAGTTCCGCTTCGACAACCTCTACTGA
- a CDS encoding alpha/beta fold hydrolase, with protein sequence MITDTPVVLIAGMNLSPRMWSRCDLPAGTILVTPQDDSMEAVIGRLLAELPPRFILGGLSLGGIVAMHVAARAPERVAGLMLMATNARSPTQEQLEGWEATIEGLTGTGYRSGGTGPREYQESILSLLLSDPTVDDWSVMVTDSAGDLTADTLVSQLRLQQTRTDARPGLRRCRIPTVILAGDRDALCPVANHEEIRDTLPDDTAVELTVLDGVGHLIPVEVPDAVTSAIDILLQLSRTTIERTCTTP encoded by the coding sequence ATGATCACCGACACCCCGGTCGTGCTCATCGCCGGAATGAACCTGTCTCCCAGGATGTGGTCCCGGTGCGATCTGCCCGCGGGAACGATCCTGGTGACACCGCAGGACGATTCCATGGAAGCGGTAATCGGACGCCTCCTTGCCGAGCTTCCGCCCAGGTTCATTCTTGGTGGGCTCAGCCTTGGCGGCATCGTTGCGATGCACGTGGCGGCCCGAGCGCCGGAGAGAGTGGCCGGGCTGATGCTTATGGCCACGAATGCGAGGTCACCGACCCAAGAACAACTCGAGGGGTGGGAGGCCACGATCGAAGGACTCACCGGCACCGGCTACCGCTCTGGCGGCACGGGGCCGCGCGAGTACCAGGAGTCGATCCTGTCCCTGCTCCTCTCGGATCCGACCGTCGACGACTGGTCGGTCATGGTGACGGACAGCGCAGGAGACCTCACGGCCGACACCCTCGTCAGTCAGCTGAGGCTCCAGCAGACCAGGACCGATGCCCGTCCCGGGCTCCGCCGGTGTCGCATACCAACCGTGATCCTCGCTGGCGACCGGGACGCGTTGTGTCCGGTGGCCAACCACGAGGAGATCCGGGACACGCTGCCGGACGATACGGCGGTCGAGCTCACCGTTCTCGACGGTGTCGGTCACCTGATCCCCGTCGAGGTGCCCGACGCCGTCACCTCGGCAATCGACATCCTGCTCCAACTCTCACGAACAACCATCGAAAGGACATGCACTACACCATGA
- a CDS encoding carbohydrate ABC transporter permease: protein MTDIVTPDPRHNPTITDADSSGPVPKKRRKFLDKGETSGWRVVVIGLVMLAVCLVCLAPFLWTLLSVTKPLNIAFANPPKFIYEPTMQAFQSLWQGTDFYKYLINTTIVAVISTVVALVIGIPAAYALSRFPGWVSVVLLITALIFRALPRPAVVLPLYELTKSIGIYDSIWAISAALIAINQPFSIWLLRNFFAEIPKELDEAALMDGCNRFQTLRRVLIPIMGPGILTAGIFMFLFAFQEYFAAIILTDVDSKTVPVFIATQLGQTLPMLQQAGAATILLTLPVVAIAFLAQKYLVAGLSAGSVKG from the coding sequence GTGACTGACATCGTGACCCCAGATCCGAGACACAATCCCACAATCACCGACGCCGACTCCTCCGGCCCCGTCCCGAAGAAGCGCCGGAAGTTCCTGGACAAGGGTGAGACCAGCGGATGGCGCGTCGTCGTCATCGGCCTGGTGATGCTGGCGGTCTGTCTGGTCTGCCTGGCACCGTTCCTGTGGACGCTCTTGTCGGTGACGAAACCGCTGAACATTGCGTTCGCCAACCCGCCGAAGTTCATCTACGAGCCGACGATGCAGGCGTTCCAGTCCCTGTGGCAGGGGACCGACTTCTACAAGTACCTCATCAACACCACCATCGTCGCGGTGATCTCCACCGTCGTCGCTCTGGTCATCGGCATTCCGGCGGCCTACGCCCTGTCCCGCTTCCCCGGGTGGGTGTCGGTGGTGCTCCTGATCACCGCCCTGATCTTCCGCGCGCTGCCCCGACCGGCAGTCGTTCTCCCGCTGTACGAACTCACCAAGAGTATCGGCATCTACGACTCGATCTGGGCGATTTCGGCCGCACTGATCGCCATCAACCAGCCCTTCAGCATCTGGTTGTTGCGCAACTTCTTCGCCGAGATACCGAAGGAACTTGACGAGGCCGCGTTGATGGACGGCTGCAACAGGTTCCAGACCCTCAGGCGGGTGCTCATCCCCATCATGGGACCGGGCATTCTCACTGCCGGGATCTTCATGTTCCTCTTCGCCTTCCAGGAGTATTTCGCCGCGATCATCCTGACCGACGTCGACTCCAAGACCGTGCCGGTGTTCATCGCCACCCAGCTGGGACAGACCCTGCCGATGCTGCAGCAGGCAGGTGCGGCGACGATCCTGCTGACCCTGCCCGTGGTCGCCATCGCATTCCTCGCGCAGAAGTACCTGGTTGCCGGCCTGTCGGCCGGGTCGGTGAAGGGGTGA
- a CDS encoding carbohydrate ABC transporter permease has product MKRREFWVFVAPSIIVMFGLLVIPLYKTLRWSFEEVTYGSPGSWVGLQNYTQALTDSRFLKALVFTTGLTITTTAVVVVLAYVLAVMVNRLTWPRPIVLGIMLIPYVIPSVVGSAAYSWLFDSNFGGIVNLVISKVTGLDILWFTDVWPNRLLLMSNIVWSMLPFAMLMILAGLQGVSKEVVEAGRMDGANLFQRHWHIIIPSIRGIMGFVLLILTMDIFRVFDQLIPLSPSAAQIGNESVMLYVFNIAFREGSPQLGLGSAVNVLSIIVIMILLYPSIRGILKEARGRD; this is encoded by the coding sequence GTGAAGAGACGTGAATTCTGGGTCTTCGTCGCCCCGAGCATCATCGTCATGTTCGGGCTGCTGGTCATCCCGCTGTACAAGACTCTCCGGTGGAGCTTCGAAGAGGTGACCTACGGATCGCCAGGGTCCTGGGTCGGACTGCAGAACTACACCCAGGCACTCACAGACAGCCGATTCCTCAAAGCCCTGGTGTTCACCACAGGGCTGACCATCACCACGACCGCGGTCGTCGTCGTTCTCGCCTACGTCCTGGCTGTGATGGTGAACCGGCTGACCTGGCCGAGACCGATCGTCCTGGGAATCATGCTCATCCCGTACGTGATCCCGTCCGTTGTCGGTTCCGCCGCTTACTCGTGGCTGTTCGACTCCAACTTCGGCGGCATCGTCAACCTCGTCATCTCGAAAGTCACCGGTCTCGACATCCTGTGGTTCACCGACGTGTGGCCCAACCGCCTCCTGCTGATGTCCAACATCGTCTGGTCCATGCTGCCGTTCGCCATGCTGATGATCCTCGCCGGCCTTCAGGGTGTGTCGAAGGAAGTCGTCGAAGCAGGACGGATGGACGGCGCGAATCTCTTCCAGAGGCACTGGCACATCATCATCCCGAGTATCCGCGGAATCATGGGGTTTGTCCTGCTGATCCTCACGATGGACATCTTCCGGGTCTTCGATCAGTTGATCCCGCTCTCTCCGTCCGCTGCGCAGATCGGTAACGAGTCGGTCATGCTCTATGTCTTCAACATCGCCTTCCGCGAGGGATCACCCCAACTCGGCCTCGGAAGTGCGGTCAATGTGCTGTCGATCATCGTGATCATGATCCTGCTGTATCCCTCAATCCGAGGCATCCTGAAGGAGGCGAGAGGTCGTGACTGA
- a CDS encoding ABC transporter substrate-binding protein, with translation MKTMKFLQTGAALTITSLALAACGAGSDSPSNSAATSACDFDNPSSPTTVNVLAYNSSAIDPYTNSMVNSCSKDNVTVQHEPIDFAGQVQRTQATLGTDNGTYDLIESYGFVIPGYADQDKLVPLDDLFTEFTDQYDLDGISQDLKDRLSYDGQLWAVPMQAQAFTFVYRQDVFDELGLEVPTTFQEMEETAKEIQDSGKMENPLALPWLSSSDLGTAYVAALGSLGKQYVDEDTRRPNFDSDESRQALEAMKALTPYMDPQALTFDQPKVQQQLFNDQAAMAIMFSGRMADLQDENQTSFSDQFAFAAPPSVEDGGKLYSQVSIDGWSIPKNTKVDNKLLFNLIGASVSEEASEASIPDAYPAREGIANQDNMDYADAVETAISEAPDPQLVPWAADMNNETINVLAQIISGQKDIDAGMREMQQIAERVMQKY, from the coding sequence ATGAAAACGATGAAGTTCCTCCAGACAGGAGCGGCACTGACGATCACGTCCCTGGCCCTCGCCGCGTGCGGTGCCGGCAGCGACAGCCCCTCGAACAGTGCGGCAACCTCCGCCTGTGACTTCGACAACCCGTCCTCGCCGACAACGGTCAACGTCCTGGCGTACAACTCTTCGGCCATCGACCCGTACACCAACTCGATGGTCAACAGTTGCTCAAAGGACAATGTCACCGTCCAGCACGAGCCCATCGACTTCGCCGGGCAGGTGCAGCGCACCCAGGCGACATTGGGGACCGACAACGGAACCTACGATCTGATCGAAAGCTACGGTTTCGTGATTCCCGGCTACGCAGACCAGGACAAGCTTGTCCCGCTGGACGACCTGTTCACCGAATTCACCGACCAGTACGATCTGGACGGCATCAGCCAGGACCTCAAGGACCGCCTGAGCTACGATGGCCAGCTGTGGGCCGTCCCGATGCAGGCACAGGCCTTCACCTTCGTCTACCGCCAGGACGTCTTCGACGAACTCGGACTCGAGGTCCCCACCACCTTCCAGGAGATGGAGGAGACAGCCAAGGAGATCCAGGATTCCGGGAAGATGGAGAATCCGCTTGCGCTGCCGTGGTTGTCGTCCAGTGACCTGGGAACCGCCTACGTCGCGGCACTCGGATCTCTCGGTAAGCAGTACGTGGACGAGGACACTCGCCGCCCGAACTTCGACTCGGACGAGTCCCGCCAGGCGCTCGAGGCGATGAAGGCACTGACCCCGTACATGGACCCGCAGGCGCTCACCTTCGACCAGCCGAAGGTCCAGCAGCAGCTCTTCAACGACCAGGCGGCCATGGCGATCATGTTCTCCGGACGCATGGCCGACCTGCAGGACGAGAACCAGACGTCCTTCAGCGACCAGTTCGCTTTCGCCGCGCCGCCGTCGGTGGAGGACGGCGGAAAGCTCTACTCGCAGGTGTCCATCGACGGCTGGTCGATCCCGAAGAACACGAAGGTGGACAACAAACTGCTGTTCAACCTCATCGGCGCTTCCGTGTCGGAAGAAGCCTCCGAGGCGTCGATCCCCGACGCCTACCCGGCCCGGGAAGGTATCGCCAACCAGGACAACATGGACTACGCCGACGCTGTGGAGACCGCGATTTCAGAAGCCCCGGACCCACAGCTCGTCCCGTGGGCAGCGGACATGAACAACGAGACCATCAACGTCCTGGCCCAGATCATCTCCGGGCAGAAGGACATTGACGCCGGCATGCGCGAGATGCAGCAGATCGCCGAACGCGTCATGCAGAAGTACTGA
- the hisD gene encoding histidinol dehydrogenase, with protein sequence MHLNSSDKKRIPGALTIIKEPAGDDVAEQNNPKVVETVSSMLLDIERNGMDAVRRYAKELDGFDGDIEVSTKEMRKATDELPDDLRAALDTGAERTRTFARMQRERLVDFEDEVIPGVVCGQRYVPVNNVGAYLPAGRFPLLASAFMTVGVAGAAGVPNVVACTPPSRNGRPHPAVLYAAHVSGGDRVFALGGVQALASMAFGLLDGNPSDMVVGAGNAFVAEAKRQLYGTVGIDVLAGPSEVAVLADASADAEMVAADLLAQAEHGPQSPACLVTTDEALGRAVASEVDHQLEGLATREIAGAAWRDFGSIYVVEDREAAATAMDLLAPEHLEVLAEDLDWWLDRLTCYGSLFLGPWSTVAYADKGMSGTNHVLPTARGARYTEGLSVLGFLKQLTYQRATKASTHAQASPVVTIADFEQMPGHRDSAQLRLDRL encoded by the coding sequence ATGCATTTGAACAGCAGTGACAAGAAGCGCATCCCCGGAGCGCTCACCATCATCAAGGAACCGGCGGGGGACGACGTCGCCGAGCAGAACAATCCGAAGGTCGTGGAGACCGTGTCATCGATGCTGCTCGACATTGAGCGCAACGGCATGGACGCCGTCCGGCGATACGCCAAGGAGCTCGATGGCTTCGACGGCGACATCGAAGTGTCCACGAAAGAGATGCGCAAAGCCACCGACGAGCTCCCCGACGACCTCCGTGCGGCCCTCGACACCGGTGCCGAGCGCACCAGGACATTCGCCAGAATGCAGCGCGAGCGTCTCGTGGACTTCGAGGATGAGGTCATCCCCGGCGTGGTGTGCGGCCAGCGCTACGTCCCCGTCAACAACGTCGGCGCCTACCTTCCGGCCGGGCGATTCCCCCTTCTGGCCAGTGCTTTCATGACTGTCGGGGTCGCCGGTGCTGCCGGCGTGCCGAATGTCGTAGCGTGCACTCCGCCGAGCAGGAACGGTCGGCCCCACCCTGCCGTCCTCTACGCGGCCCACGTATCGGGCGGTGACCGCGTTTTCGCTCTCGGTGGTGTCCAGGCACTGGCGTCGATGGCTTTCGGGCTACTGGACGGGAATCCGTCGGACATGGTGGTCGGGGCGGGGAACGCCTTCGTCGCCGAAGCGAAGCGGCAACTCTACGGGACCGTCGGCATCGACGTTCTCGCCGGCCCGTCAGAGGTCGCCGTCCTCGCTGACGCGTCCGCCGATGCCGAGATGGTCGCAGCTGATCTTCTCGCGCAGGCCGAACACGGACCGCAGTCCCCGGCCTGCCTGGTCACCACCGACGAGGCGCTCGGTCGGGCAGTGGCGTCCGAAGTCGACCATCAGCTTGAAGGATTGGCGACCCGGGAGATCGCGGGAGCGGCCTGGCGTGACTTCGGCTCCATCTACGTCGTCGAGGACCGTGAGGCGGCAGCGACGGCGATGGACCTGCTGGCACCCGAACACCTCGAGGTGCTGGCAGAGGATCTCGACTGGTGGCTCGACCGGCTCACCTGCTACGGATCGCTCTTCCTCGGGCCCTGGTCAACTGTCGCCTACGCCGACAAAGGCATGTCCGGCACCAACCACGTGCTCCCGACTGCCCGAGGTGCCCGGTACACCGAGGGACTGTCCGTCCTCGGCTTCCTCAAACAACTCACCTATCAGCGTGCGACGAAGGCCTCGACCCATGCACAGGCCTCGCCCGTGGTCACCATCGCCGACTTCGAACAGATGCCCGGCCACCGTGACAGCGCACAGCTGCGGCTCGACCGACTGTGA